Proteins encoded in a region of the Streptomyces sp. NBC_00513 genome:
- a CDS encoding GNAT family N-acetyltransferase, which translates to MAVNEPAEQGQDRGAVRLRGATAEDAQAVTEVFLASRAAAMPYLPRVHSDEDTLAWITHVVLPDSTVWVAEDEHGELLGFASLEGTELDHLYLRPDALRRGIGSRLLELVRGASPAELTLHVFQRNTGARAFYERHGFVAVDFNDGSRNEEKEPDATYRWTAGD; encoded by the coding sequence ATGGCAGTGAACGAGCCCGCCGAACAGGGACAGGACCGGGGCGCGGTGCGTCTGCGCGGCGCCACGGCCGAGGACGCGCAGGCCGTCACGGAGGTCTTCCTGGCGTCGCGCGCCGCCGCGATGCCCTACCTCCCCCGGGTGCACAGCGACGAGGACACCCTCGCCTGGATCACGCACGTCGTCCTCCCCGACAGCACCGTGTGGGTCGCCGAGGACGAGCACGGCGAGCTGCTGGGCTTCGCCTCGCTGGAGGGGACCGAACTCGACCACCTCTACCTGCGGCCCGACGCCCTGCGCCGCGGCATCGGTTCGCGGCTGCTGGAGCTGGTCCGCGGGGCGAGCCCCGCGGAGCTGACACTGCACGTGTTCCAACGCAACACCGGCGCCCGCGCCTTCTACGAGCGACACGGATTCGTCGCCGTGGACTTCAACGACGGCAGCCGCAACGAGGAGAAGGAGCCGGACGCCACGTACCGCTGGACCGCCGGGGACTGA